In Oscillospiraceae bacterium, the genomic window CGTAATTCTGATAGCACTTTCAGTTTTATTAACGTGTTGTCCGCCTGCACCGCTTGCACGGTAAGTGTCAACCTTGAGGTCTTCATCACGAATCTCAATTTCGATACTGTCATCTATTTCGGGCATAACCTCAACAGAAGCGAAAGAGGTATGTCGTCTGCCTGAGCTGTCAAAGGGTGAAACTCTGACAAGTCTGTGTACGCCCATTTCTGATTTTAAATATCCGAAAGCGTTAATACCTTCTACGAGAATAACAGCGCTTTTTAAGCCTGCTTCATCACCGTCAAGGTAGTCAAGAATTTTATATTTAAAGCCGTTTTTCTCAGCCCAATGAGTATACATACGGTAGAGCATTTCAGCCCAGTCCTGTGCCTCCGTTCCGCCTGCGCCTGCATGGAAAGTAACAATGGCATTGTTTTTATCATACTCACCTGAAAGCAAAGTTGAAAGACGTTGATGCTCTAATTCACTCTCTATGCCTTCTACACCTTTATTTATCTCATCTAATTGACTTTCGTCTTCCATCTCATCTGCTAATTCAATAAGAGTAAGAGTATCTTCATAAAGAGATAAAAGGGAAGAGTAATTTTCGATTTTATCTTTAAGCTGTTTTGTACGTTGTAAAACTTTTTGAGAGTTTTGCATATCGTTCCAGAACTCTTCTTGAGATGCCTGTACTTCAAGCTCTTCAATTTCTTTTTTTACTTGAGTAAGCTTTAAAGCGTCAGCCAAGTCATCAATATCTTTTTTTAGCTGTAATAAATATAGTTTTTTCTCTTCAAAAATCAGCATAAAAGCACCCTTCGTTGATAATTTAATTTTCAATAATTCCCTGACAAGGAGAACATATAAAAGCAGAGGAATAATGTTTTTTCATTTCATTTTTACATTTTTGAGCATAATCCTGGTTATTGAATATTGCAAAAACAGAAGAACCGCTTCCGCTCATCATAACACACATAGGAGAATATTTTGAAAGCATTGATTTAACAGTAGAAATTGAAGGACAAATTGAAATTGCAGTATCCTCCATAACATTGAAAACATACTTAGTAAGTAAATTCAGATTGCCATCTTCGATAGTTTGTAAAAGCTTGTCAGTAAATGGTCGGTTAATAATAGCATTTTTAGAAAGCATAGAATAAACCTTTGGTGTTGATACGCTTTCCTTTGGCTTGACTATAACAAAATAACAGTTAGGCATAGGCTTAAGAGGTGTAAGAATTTCTCCCAAACCCTCACAAAAACAAGTTCCGCCGTTTATACAAAAGGGAACGTCAGCGCCTACCGCTTTACCGATTTCGAGAATTTTATGCTCAGACAGCGGAAAATCAAACATTTTATTAAGTCCGATTAAAACGCCTGCCGCATTTGTACTGCCACCGGCAAGACCTGCACCAACAGGGATTATCTTTTTTATTGATATATGAATAGATTGATTTATTCCTGTAGCTTCAAAAAAAAGCTTAGCAGCTTTGTATGCAACATTTCTTTCGTCAATGGGAATATAAGAAAAATTACAGCTTAAAGAAATACCTTCAGAGTCTGTTTTTTTTATTGATATTTCATCATATAAAGAAACGGATTGCATAATAGTTTGAAGCTCGTGATAACCATCGGGACGTTTACCTAAGATATCAAGGCTGAGATTTATTTTCGCAGGACATTGTAAAGTAATACTGTTCAAAGCTGTCACCTAATGCTATTTTATTTCATCGGGATTATAGGGAGTAGTCTGATATACAAAGTAGTTCAACCAATTTGAATAAAGAAGATTAGCGTGAGAACGCCAAGTCTTTTTCGGGGGAATAGAAGGGTCGTCATTTTCAAAATAGTTATAAGGTATATCAATTTTTAAACCCTTATCAACATCTCTGAAATATTCCTTTGAAAGTGTATCAGCATCATATTCAGAGTGCCCCGTAACAAAAAATTGGTTCTTTGTTTTACTTGCTACAATATAAATTCCTGAACGGTCTGAGGACGATAAAATTTCAAGCTCTTTACACTTTTTAATATCTTCTTCTTTAATTTCCGTATGTCTTGAATGCGGTACAAAAAACTTGTCGTCAAAGCCCCTTAGTAAAGGATGGCTTTTTTTAAGCACCTTGTGCTCAAACACACCGAAAATCTTACTATCCATAGGATATTTTTTAATTCCGTAATGATAGTAAAGACCTGCCTGAGCGCCCCAACAAATATGAAAGCTTGAATGAACGTTTGTTTTAGACCATTCTAAAACAGAACAAAGCTCGTCCCAATATTCCACCTGCTCAAAGGGCATATTTTCAACGGGAGCACCTGTAATTATAAGCCCGTCAAACTTTTCATCCTTAATATCATCAAAGGTTTTATAAAAGGCTAATAAATGGTCAGAAGATGTATTCTTAGGAATATATGTTTTTGTCTGTAAAAGGGTAGGTTCTACCTGTAAAGGCGTATTACTTAACAGACGCAACAACTGTGTTTCTGTAGCAATTTTAGTAGGCATAAGGTTAAGTATTGCTATTTTAAGAGGACGAATGTCCTGCTTTAGCGCACGCTTTTGCGTCATTACAAAAATATTTTCATTTTCAAGAGTTTTTCTGGCAGGGAGCCTGTCTGAAATTTTAATAGGCATAATTTCACCGTTTTCAGTTTATATTTTCTATGTTTATTATTCTTTGGTTTTCGTTTTTACCTTGAGTTATTGTGATTTTTATATAGCTTTTGGGAAGAGCAAAGGGGATGTTTTCGCTCCATTCCACAGCAATTACACTTTTTGTGCCGACGTAATCGTAATAGCCTGTAGAATAAAGAGAATCCTCGTCATAAATACGGTACATATCAAAATGATATAAAGGTATTTTTCCCAAATATTCGTGCATTATTGTATAGGTGGGACTGCTGACGTCACCGTCATATCCAAGTCCCTTGGCAAGCCCTGAAACAAAGGCTGTTTTTCCGGCGCCCAAATCGCCGTACATTGCAATATATCCTCCGGTTTCAATAAGCTTTTTGCCAAGCTCAATTCCGATATTTATTGTTTCGTTATAGCTGTTTGAATATATCATCAGAAAAGACCTGTAACAATTCCGTCAGCATCAATATCAATGTTTTCTGCGGCGGGAGCTTTAGGAAGTCCGGGCATAGTCATTATATCTCCTGTTAAAACAACTAAAAATTCAGCGCCTGAGGAGATATTGATATCTCTGACTGTGATTTTAAAATCAGAAGGTCTTCCCAAAAGGGAAGGATTGTCGCTCAAGGAATATTGAGTTTTAGCAATACATATCGGAAAATGAGAAAATCCCATTTCGTTTATTTTTTTAATTGTCTTTTTAGCTTTGTCTGTAATGATAATTCCGCTTGCGCCGTAAACACGCTTGGTAACTGCTGTAATCTTTTCTTCAATGCTCATATTATCATCATAGGTAAGAGATAGTTTTTGCTTGTTTTCAGTGGCTTCTATAACAGCTTTTGCAAGCTCAATTCCGCCGTCTCCACCCTTTGCAAACACTTCAGAAAGAGCAAAGCCTACGCCTGCTTCTGAGCAAGCCTTTTTAACAATTTCTATTTCTTCGGGAGAATCTGTATTAAAGCTGTTCAAAGCAACAATGACGGGAACATTAAAGCCCTTTATGTTATCAATGTGCGCCTTAAGATTGGAAACACCTGATTTTACAGCTTCAATATTGGGAATACCAACATCGGCCTTAGCAACACCGCCGTTGTAACGTAAAGCTCTTATTGTAGCAACTATTACACAAGCGTCGGGATTAAGTCCTGCCTTGCGGCATTTAATATCAAAGAACTTTTCAGCACCCAAATCACTGCCAAAGCCTGCTTCGGTAATACAGTAATCAGAAAGCTTCATAGCAAGACGGGTTGCTATAACGGAGTTACAGCCGTGAGCAATATTTGCAAAAGGACCTCCGTGTATAAGACAGGGAGTGTTTTCAAGGGTTTGTACCAAATTGGGCATCAAAGCATCCTTAAGAAGAGCAGCCATAGCGCCGTTTGCTTTAATATCTCGACAGAATACGGGGCGCTCATCGTAGGTATAGCCTATAAGAATATTACCCAAACGTTTCTTTAAGTCTTCCAAATCGGAAGAAAGACATAAAATCGCCATAACCTCACTGGCAACGGTTATAGAAAAGCTATCCTGCCTGGGAACACCGTCAACCTTGTTTCCTAAGCCGACAACAATATTTCTCAAAGCACGGTCATTCATATCAACAACACGTTTAAAAACAATTCTGCGACAGTCAATATTCAAAGCGTTTCCTTGGTGAATATGATTGTCTATCATAGCACACAAAAGATTGTTAGCTGCTGAAATAGCGTGCATATCTCCCGTAAAATGAAGATTTATATCTTCCATAGGAACAACCTGCGCATATCCGCCGCCTGCGGCGCCGCCCTTAACTCCGAAAACAGGACCAAGGGAAGGCTCACGAAGTGCAATTACACAGTTCTTGCCGATTTTTGAAAAAGCCTGTCCCAATCCTACTGTAGTAGTGGTTTTTCCTTCACCTGCAGGGGTAGGATTTATTGCGGTAACAAGAATAAGCTTACCGTCTTTTTTGTCTTTAAGGCGTTTGAAAATATCAAGACTTACTTTTGCCTTGTGACGTCCGTAGGGGATAAGCTCATTGTCGTCTATTCCGGCAATTTTAGCAATTTCAGTAATGTTTTTCATCTTTGCAGCTTGAGCAATTTGAATGTCTGTAAGCATATTGTTTCTCCCTAATATTAATATAAATTTATTTAGTGCTTAATAATCCATTATTGATTTTATCATAAAATTAAATATTCTTCAAGATTTTTTTATTTTTGATTGAAAAACTGTAAAAAAAATAGTATACTGTATTTGTAAAAGTATAATTTTTATTGAAATGGAAAAAGGAAGGAGAAAATGCTTGAAAACCTTTTTTGGATATATAAGAAATTTTTTTAAGGGACTTGACAATTTTCTTATTTTTTTGTGCATAATAAGTCCGGTGTTTGGATTTGTTCTTGTTTACAGTGCGACTCAAAATACCGATTCTGCGTTGAGAAATGTTTTAATTCAAAGCGTATGTCTTGTTATAGGACTTGCGGTTATGTTTTTAATAGCATATTTTGACTATGAAATTTATATGCATTTTTCAAAATACATTCTGTTGTTTTTCTTTGTGGCGTTAATTGTTACTTTTTTTGTTGCAAAAGATGTAGACGGTAACAGAAACTGGATTGACCTTAAAGTAATAAAGCTTCAAACCTCGGAAATAGCTAAAGTAGGATTTATCATTACAATAACAACACATATAGCAAAGGTAAGAGAAAATCTTAATTCTCCGTTAATGGTATTACTTTTGTTTGTTCATTTTCTTTGCTATGCAGGTCCTATTGTTCTTCAAGGGGATATAGGCTCTGTGCTGGTATATCTTGTTATATTTTTGGTTATGCTTTTTGTGGCAGGCCTTAAATACGTTTATTTTGCAGGAGCAGCAGTTGCGGGAATTATATGTGTTCCTGTTTTGTGGAACAGTATTATGCCCGAATATATGAAAAAGCGTATATTGACAGCCTTTAATCCTGAGCTTGACCCATTGGGAATAGGCTATCAGGCAATTCAGAGTAAAACAGCATTGGGCTCGGGTAGATTTTTAGGCAACGGTCTTTTTGACGGAATACAGACTCAGTACAATTTATTGCCTGCCAAGCATACGGATTTTATCTTTTCTGTTGCGGGAGAAGAGCTTGGATTTATAGGCTGTATGGTAATTATAGCTTTATTGTTTTTGATTATTTTAAGAGTGGTTTTGGTCGGTATAAATTCAAAAGACGACAATGGAATTTTGCTGTGTACGGGAGTTGCTACAATGCTTGCGGCACAAACTATTGAAAATATAGGAATGTGCGCAGGTGTATTACCTGTTATAGGAATAACTCTCCCGTTTTTCAGTTACGGAGGCTCATCTCTTATGAGCGTATTCTTATGTATGGGTGTTGTTCAGTCTGTTTCAAACCATTCGGGAGAAATGATGATAAATTTCAGAGAAAATCTTAAATTTCAGTAAAATAGAAGGGTAAAAATGATAGTTGATTTTCATAATCATATTTTTGATGATTCAATTGCTCAAAGAGCGGTTGAAAAGCTTGAAAAATGCAGTAAATTAAAAGCTTGGCATAACGGAACCAAGACAGATTTATTGCGTTTGATGGATGAGTCGGGAGTAGATAAGGCGGTTATACTTCCGATAGCCACTAAACCATCTCAGACAAGAAATATAAATAAATGGGCAAAAGAGGTTTCGGACTCAAGAATAATCTCTTTCGGTACCTTTCATCAGGACAATGAAAATTATAAAGAAGAGATAGATTTAATAGCTCAAGCCGGTTTTAAGGGTATAAAGCTTCATCCTGATTATCAGGGCTTTTTTGTCGATGATGAAAAAATGCTTCCAATGTACGATTATATTTTTTCAAAAGGCCTTATTTTGATTTTTCACTGCGGAGTTGATATAGGACTTCCTCCGCCTGTTCACTGTCCTCCCGAAAGGCTGAAAAACGTGATAAAGCAAATGCAGGGCGGAACATTGATTGCTTCTCATTTGGGCGGTTTTCTAATGTGGGACGAGGTTGAAAAGTATCTTGTAGGTGAAGAAATATATATGGATACATCTATGGGAACAAAGCACTATAAAAACGAACAGTTTTTGAGAATAGTAAGGGCGCACGGGGCAGACAAAATACTTTTCGGCAGTGACAGCCCGTGGTCATACGCAAAAGAAGAGATTGAAAACTTGAAAAAAAGCGGTCTTTCTCAGCAAGAACTGGAATTGATTTTTGAAAAAAATGCCCGAAAACTTTTAGGCGTATAAAAAAGCGAGAATACAAGATAATATATAATATTATAATATTTTTAATAATTTTCTAAAAATCGCTTTACTTTACCTGAGGTAATATGGTATAATATTCAGTGTTTTTATGTATTTGGTAAATTGGTAAAATTTTTATATAAATTTTATTTTCGGGAGATGAATTTCGAATGAAAAGATTTGTCATTGACGGAGGCAAACAGTTAAAAGGAACAGTTGAAATCAGCGGAGCTAAAAATGCCGCTGTTGCTATAATACCTGCAGCTATTCTTGTAGAAGGAGTCTGCAGAATAGAGAATATCCCTCAGATAAATGACGTTACTCTTATCTGTGAAATATTGCAGAAAATGGGAG contains:
- a CDS encoding 4-(cytidine 5'-diphospho)-2-C-methyl-D-erythritol kinase, coding for MTALNSITLQCPAKINLSLDILGKRPDGYHELQTIMQSVSLYDEISIKKTDSEGISLSCNFSYIPIDERNVAYKAAKLFFEATGINQSIHISIKKIIPVGAGLAGGSTNAAGVLIGLNKMFDFPLSEHKILEIGKAVGADVPFCINGGTCFCEGLGEILTPLKPMPNCYFVIVKPKESVSTPKVYSMLSKNAIINRPFTDKLLQTIEDGNLNLLTKYVFNVMEDTAISICPSISTVKSMLSKYSPMCVMMSGSGSSVFAIFNNQDYAQKCKNEMKKHYSSAFICSPCQGIIEN
- a CDS encoding formate--tetrahydrofolate ligase; amino-acid sequence: MLTDIQIAQAAKMKNITEIAKIAGIDDNELIPYGRHKAKVSLDIFKRLKDKKDGKLILVTAINPTPAGEGKTTTTVGLGQAFSKIGKNCVIALREPSLGPVFGVKGGAAGGGYAQVVPMEDINLHFTGDMHAISAANNLLCAMIDNHIHQGNALNIDCRRIVFKRVVDMNDRALRNIVVGLGNKVDGVPRQDSFSITVASEVMAILCLSSDLEDLKKRLGNILIGYTYDERPVFCRDIKANGAMAALLKDALMPNLVQTLENTPCLIHGGPFANIAHGCNSVIATRLAMKLSDYCITEAGFGSDLGAEKFFDIKCRKAGLNPDACVIVATIRALRYNGGVAKADVGIPNIEAVKSGVSNLKAHIDNIKGFNVPVIVALNSFNTDSPEEIEIVKKACSEAGVGFALSEVFAKGGDGGIELAKAVIEATENKQKLSLTYDDNMSIEEKITAVTKRVYGASGIIITDKAKKTIKKINEMGFSHFPICIAKTQYSLSDNPSLLGRPSDFKITVRDINISSGAEFLVVLTGDIMTMPGLPKAPAAENIDIDADGIVTGLF
- the metA gene encoding homoserine O-succinyltransferase, producing the protein MPIKISDRLPARKTLENENIFVMTQKRALKQDIRPLKIAILNLMPTKIATETQLLRLLSNTPLQVEPTLLQTKTYIPKNTSSDHLLAFYKTFDDIKDEKFDGLIITGAPVENMPFEQVEYWDELCSVLEWSKTNVHSSFHICWGAQAGLYYHYGIKKYPMDSKIFGVFEHKVLKKSHPLLRGFDDKFFVPHSRHTEIKEEDIKKCKELEILSSSDRSGIYIVASKTKNQFFVTGHSEYDADTLSKEYFRDVDKGLKIDIPYNYFENDDPSIPPKKTWRSHANLLYSNWLNYFVYQTTPYNPDEIK
- a CDS encoding rod shape-determining protein RodA; the protein is MEKGRRKCLKTFFGYIRNFFKGLDNFLIFLCIISPVFGFVLVYSATQNTDSALRNVLIQSVCLVIGLAVMFLIAYFDYEIYMHFSKYILLFFFVALIVTFFVAKDVDGNRNWIDLKVIKLQTSEIAKVGFIITITTHIAKVRENLNSPLMVLLLFVHFLCYAGPIVLQGDIGSVLVYLVIFLVMLFVAGLKYVYFAGAAVAGIICVPVLWNSIMPEYMKKRILTAFNPELDPLGIGYQAIQSKTALGSGRFLGNGLFDGIQTQYNLLPAKHTDFIFSVAGEELGFIGCMVIIALLFLIILRVVLVGINSKDDNGILLCTGVATMLAAQTIENIGMCAGVLPVIGITLPFFSYGGSSLMSVFLCMGVVQSVSNHSGEMMINFRENLKFQ
- a CDS encoding amidohydrolase, giving the protein MIVDFHNHIFDDSIAQRAVEKLEKCSKLKAWHNGTKTDLLRLMDESGVDKAVILPIATKPSQTRNINKWAKEVSDSRIISFGTFHQDNENYKEEIDLIAQAGFKGIKLHPDYQGFFVDDEKMLPMYDYIFSKGLILIFHCGVDIGLPPPVHCPPERLKNVIKQMQGGTLIASHLGGFLMWDEVEKYLVGEEIYMDTSMGTKHYKNEQFLRIVRAHGADKILFGSDSPWSYAKEEIENLKKSGLSQQELELIFEKNARKLLGV
- a CDS encoding peptide chain release factor 2; the protein is MLIFEEKKLYLLQLKKDIDDLADALKLTQVKKEIEELEVQASQEEFWNDMQNSQKVLQRTKQLKDKIENYSSLLSLYEDTLTLIELADEMEDESQLDEINKGVEGIESELEHQRLSTLLSGEYDKNNAIVTFHAGAGGTEAQDWAEMLYRMYTHWAEKNGFKYKILDYLDGDEAGLKSAVILVEGINAFGYLKSEMGVHRLVRVSPFDSSGRRHTSFASVEVMPEIDDSIEIEIRDEDLKVDTYRASGAGGQHVNKTESAIRITHIPTGIICACQNERSQHQNREVAMKMLKSKLVEIKEREHLDKIEDIKGEQKEIGWGSQIRSYVFMPYTLVKDHRTNFESGNINAVMDGDLNGFINAYLKYMVDKK
- the tsaE gene encoding tRNA (adenosine(37)-N6)-threonylcarbamoyltransferase complex ATPase subunit type 1 TsaE; the protein is MIYSNSYNETINIGIELGKKLIETGGYIAMYGDLGAGKTAFVSGLAKGLGYDGDVSSPTYTIMHEYLGKIPLYHFDMYRIYDEDSLYSTGYYDYVGTKSVIAVEWSENIPFALPKSYIKITITQGKNENQRIINIENIN